In Pigmentibacter ruber, a genomic segment contains:
- the aroA gene encoding 3-phosphoshikimate 1-carboxyvinyltransferase gives MQINKFFFELNHAEDVQAIKITTRVITSDVKEIWIPGSKSFTNRAIVLAGLCAKPVNLYGFLFSEDSYWGLESLKRLGYRVHIDYELKKVLLFPPNNRTLENVELFFGKAGTLARFFPAVILNWQNTFPTFSCLKARISGEPQLMRRPLSALVHALKELHAKIDPNQMPFTIESSQLEGHCKISGKVSGQFLSGLLLSAVGAKKNISIERIDSLVQPDYVRMTLQALTKFGGSVEHDNDLNQFIFQPVRNLGIEDYVIEADASTCCYFLALAFLHNFNLKVLNLGSLTLQPDFKFIYLLQEMGANIQISSNEICVYKSEYSLKPKGNFRFDFSQYSDQALTMGALALFADAPIEIFGVSHIRHHESDRISCFVKNMNTLGLKIEEKTDGFIVYPIVKNYAEVFGEFETWEDHRFAMTGFLIASKLNKVTIKNPKCVEKTAPQFFNQVQELGFQIEVIKEN, from the coding sequence ATGCAGATAAATAAATTTTTTTTCGAACTAAATCATGCTGAAGATGTACAAGCAATTAAAATTACAACAAGAGTAATTACTTCGGATGTTAAAGAGATTTGGATACCAGGTTCTAAAAGTTTTACGAATAGAGCTATTGTATTAGCAGGGCTATGTGCAAAACCGGTAAATTTATATGGTTTTTTATTCTCAGAAGATTCTTATTGGGGGCTAGAGTCTCTAAAAAGGCTCGGCTATAGGGTACATATTGATTATGAATTAAAAAAAGTTCTTCTTTTCCCTCCAAATAATAGAACTTTGGAAAATGTTGAGTTGTTTTTTGGCAAAGCTGGTACTTTAGCACGCTTTTTTCCAGCTGTAATACTAAATTGGCAAAATACCTTTCCCACTTTTTCCTGTTTAAAAGCGCGAATAAGTGGTGAGCCACAATTGATGCGCCGCCCTTTATCTGCTCTTGTGCATGCATTAAAAGAACTACACGCAAAAATAGATCCAAATCAAATGCCTTTTACAATAGAATCTTCACAACTAGAAGGGCATTGTAAAATTAGTGGGAAAGTATCAGGCCAATTTTTAAGTGGATTGTTATTAAGTGCTGTAGGTGCGAAAAAAAATATTAGTATTGAGCGGATAGATAGTTTAGTACAACCAGATTATGTAAGAATGACCTTACAAGCTTTAACTAAATTTGGTGGAAGCGTAGAACATGATAATGATTTAAATCAATTCATATTTCAACCAGTTAGAAATTTAGGAATTGAAGATTATGTTATCGAAGCCGATGCATCTACCTGTTGTTATTTTCTAGCGTTAGCATTTTTGCATAATTTTAATTTAAAAGTGTTGAATTTAGGATCATTAACTTTACAACCTGATTTTAAATTTATTTATCTTTTACAAGAAATGGGCGCAAATATACAAATATCTTCTAATGAAATATGTGTTTATAAAAGTGAATATTCATTAAAACCAAAAGGAAATTTCCGATTTGATTTCTCCCAATATAGTGATCAGGCATTAACTATGGGGGCATTAGCATTATTTGCAGATGCGCCTATTGAAATATTTGGAGTATCACATATCCGCCATCATGAAAGTGATAGAATTTCTTGTTTCGTAAAAAATATGAATACTTTGGGATTAAAAATAGAAGAAAAAACGGATGGATTTATTGTTTACCCAATAGTTAAAAATTATGCCGAAGTTTTTGGTGAATTTGAGACTTGGGAAGACCATCGTTTTGCAATGACTGGATTTTTAATTGCTTCAAAATTAAATAAAGTAACAATTAAAAATCCTAAATGTGTTGAAAAAACTGCACCACAATTTTTTAATCAAGTGCAAGAATTGGGTTTTCAAATTGAAGTAATTAAGGAAAATTAA
- the aroC gene encoding chorismate synthase: MSSQFGTLFRVSTFGESHGVGVGCVIDGCPPGISLDQLTIQSFLNRRRPGQNEFTTPRGELDICEILSGVENGVTLGTPIAILVRNQDKKSNDYNDINQMFRPGHADYTTFKKYGLIPTSGGGRASARETIGRVAAAAIAKAYVQNFIPNIDIIGWVDRIYNIQAKVDEETISFQEIEASMIRCPDEQAESKMKEKILQAKAEGDSLGGVIRCVAKNIPAGLGEPVFDKLEADLAKAMLSLPAVRYFEVGDGIASTFALGSENNDPFIINNNGDIVTETNKSGGIQGGISNGMPIVISVGFKPVSTIFKEQKTVTKDLKESKLKVKSGRHDPCVLPRAVPLVEAMFWLVIADHILRQISLNPKFLN; the protein is encoded by the coding sequence ATGTCTAGTCAATTTGGTACGCTTTTTCGCGTTTCTACTTTTGGTGAGTCGCATGGGGTTGGAGTTGGTTGTGTTATTGATGGATGTCCGCCTGGAATTTCTTTGGATCAATTAACTATTCAATCTTTTTTAAATAGACGTAGACCAGGACAAAATGAATTTACAACTCCAAGAGGGGAGCTGGATATTTGTGAGATACTATCCGGCGTAGAAAACGGAGTTACTTTAGGAACGCCTATTGCTATTCTTGTGCGCAATCAGGATAAAAAAAGTAATGACTATAATGATATTAATCAAATGTTCCGTCCTGGACATGCTGATTACACAACTTTTAAAAAATATGGTCTTATTCCTACCAGTGGTGGTGGTCGTGCTAGCGCGCGTGAAACAATAGGACGCGTTGCGGCAGCAGCCATAGCAAAAGCTTATGTGCAAAATTTTATTCCTAATATTGACATAATAGGTTGGGTTGACAGAATTTATAATATTCAAGCAAAGGTTGATGAAGAAACTATTTCTTTTCAAGAAATAGAGGCAAGTATGATTCGCTGCCCTGATGAACAAGCTGAGAGTAAAATGAAAGAAAAAATTTTACAAGCCAAGGCTGAGGGTGATTCTTTAGGAGGTGTTATTCGATGTGTTGCAAAAAATATTCCAGCAGGATTAGGTGAACCTGTTTTTGATAAATTAGAAGCTGATTTAGCAAAAGCAATGTTAAGTTTACCTGCTGTAAGATATTTTGAAGTCGGAGATGGAATTGCTTCTACTTTTGCATTGGGTAGTGAAAACAATGATCCTTTTATAATAAATAATAATGGTGACATTGTCACAGAAACAAATAAATCTGGTGGAATTCAGGGCGGTATTTCAAATGGAATGCCTATTGTTATTAGTGTTGGATTTAAACCTGTATCAACAATTTTCAAAGAACAAAAAACAGTTACAAAAGATCTAAAAGAATCAAAATTAAAAGTAAAATCAGGCAGACATGATCCTTGTGTGTTACCTAGGGCTGTTCCTTTAGTTGAAGCAATGTTTTGGTTAGTTATTGCAGATCACATATTGCGTCAAATTTCTTTGAATCCAAAATTTTTAAATTAA
- a CDS encoding 3-dehydroquinate synthase family protein, protein MKHILSDNYSDILIILNEFFQSGLSRKSKPKYNVKYKKELFDFVCKIYKRGFISQKNDLNFTKSIPIPTIINEFELMKVLNSFNKETVYFFVDRNLYEKQKNISYYLKDKNYLLYSPDETTKSLETVKSWIEILPHSTELLFVMGGGIILDMVGFVAGLLNIKVNYLSTTLLASVDAGIGGKTGVNFYPYGKNQVGLFNEAEKIFCNPEYFQTLTFENIICGLVEAIKQSWIFGEFANDYEAIQKIYQKQNTNAEFLFLVNKNIRYKAYVVNLDLHETKDIRSSLNFGHTLAHILEALGEETYLQTLPHGIAVAHGLYFLVEFNFISISSKHEKMFDIIQDIIRFYPIKIVKDISLEKIESYLMQDKKNEDNKLCQLSLPKYGHFSLSKDSINSDSITQEYYIKDITSIIFKYIHKN, encoded by the coding sequence ATGAAACATATTCTATCTGATAACTATTCAGATATTTTGATTATCTTAAATGAGTTTTTTCAGAGTGGGCTATCAAGGAAATCAAAACCAAAATATAATGTAAAATATAAGAAAGAATTATTTGATTTTGTTTGTAAAATTTATAAAAGAGGTTTTATTTCTCAAAAGAATGATTTAAATTTTACTAAATCTATTCCAATACCGACAATTATTAATGAATTTGAGTTAATGAAAGTATTAAATTCTTTTAATAAAGAAACAGTTTATTTTTTCGTTGATAGAAACTTATATGAAAAACAGAAAAATATATCTTATTATTTAAAGGACAAAAATTATCTTCTTTATTCACCGGATGAAACTACTAAAAGTCTTGAAACAGTTAAGAGTTGGATAGAAATTTTACCCCATAGTACAGAGTTATTATTTGTAATGGGTGGTGGAATTATTTTAGATATGGTTGGTTTTGTTGCAGGATTATTAAATATTAAAGTAAATTATTTATCAACCACATTACTTGCCTCAGTTGATGCTGGAATTGGCGGAAAAACAGGCGTTAATTTTTATCCCTATGGAAAAAATCAAGTAGGATTATTTAATGAAGCAGAAAAAATTTTTTGTAACCCAGAGTATTTTCAAACACTAACATTTGAAAATATAATTTGTGGTTTAGTTGAAGCTATTAAACAATCTTGGATTTTTGGTGAGTTTGCAAATGACTATGAAGCTATTCAAAAAATATATCAGAAGCAAAATACAAATGCGGAATTTTTGTTTCTAGTTAACAAAAATATAAGATATAAAGCATATGTTGTTAATTTAGATTTACATGAGACTAAAGATATCAGATCTTCCTTAAATTTTGGGCATACATTAGCGCATATTTTAGAAGCTTTAGGTGAGGAAACATACTTGCAAACTCTCCCGCATGGGATTGCTGTTGCGCATGGATTATATTTCTTAGTAGAGTTTAATTTTATATCTATTTCTTCTAAACATGAAAAAATGTTTGATATTATTCAAGACATTATTAGGTTTTATCCTATAAAAATAGTTAAAGATATATCTTTAGAAAAAATTGAAAGTTATTTAATGCAGGATAAAAAAAATGAAGATAATAAGTTATGTCAGCTTAGTTTACCTAAATATGGACATTTTAGCTTAAGTAAAGATAGTATTAATTCTGATTCAATAACTCAAGAGTATTATATAAAAGATATAACAAGTATTATTTTTAAATATATTCATAAAAACTAG
- a CDS encoding TcdA/TcdB pore-forming domain-containing protein, giving the protein MRLHLLKELKYTPLILIVSSAFLGCKKNSSFSEDTKSKLAQEFSASNPCIYFNTNIDNSSELIEPLTSKENYEKYKRRLASLKLLEKDDIHEKHNIISDIMTFLNQIDNGSENIAKLKKDFTSELKNIREELKYKAEYYSMNFKNAISKINNNKQLNPVLFSINSDNKSIEFIDEFSKSKKLIMINSEEDFHNIKRFKDHLDYHNKNIAFESQQNNKEYFSNSSFGLSHAYMIAFMIEYFSEKNLSYSINKNDTPFQKILKAHIYVNITQLVNDVVTDTAKELLLISEIKNNFQFNLKNVIKIEKNIAKIGSKLSIGLNTANFIFDLIEIANAKTIEEKVDSEKRLAVDLAAASLGLLGEGVAYIAGETASAFASYLAVPIFGLSYGIDAYANVVDDKTKQALKMADYFYDYENNHYLLADGKVFVPNTNNSVLSLAHKNFKVTERPEHLNIVIQSIDLSQNNLIKIKFDSHFLYPTANVKSYAETQKYLDTKPYFDGTTLYISAFNENPVVLLDKENAIAVKNSFIPRNTSEENFISQKLNSADIKIQENTKIILPIQPKSYIKYKYQMTPFITYRTDKEIMSAYKLQQNGGFLFEFYNGIRGLGDYAIAELEHEYQKTDVYITLGDRSKKFITPELPHEFKNYLNYHFKVEQEGNHFLHITSGAKYNIESNGIENWFFGVDETEIKLNRINNNIIRINDIEIVFPKELPNKLYIQDKLGKIYLIDSYLNHFLPFHPKPEIDVVKEIDAIHHNTLQNLNEFIELTYKNNIETNFKYLKIKNHPQARMIKNLKAPVFYNLSNKEVIHIDNADKYKDLNNVHIYHELNGNIIFYNEKEKILSYKDKNNKNYILKNVKEIYKNGDNVVAETSNYKHSFFEIREDGIFLVEIHQKYSDINYISEHAKEFAISDVVTLTYRDFPYFISMFAGYRYFKGSGIITGWYFNDIQNTYLLPLKTERTVSRLVGYRKENKNSASFFVFDKNKTTSDLATIKYENGKFYQFNRITLPDNDIIDDVKMYLNEPFILSKKGIIYKISDNFNAYIIAYNQNWLKKYAGKNLREVLNNEKNKKDTLYLLTNNQKAKLDLLENKIFIYTKNKLPIYNNNIRNQNTYFYDVIYDKPFYISNNYLEFNNFSIEKDTNENLVTLKYLQNETFLQSENESSFNLSNDGNFNKTEFFLLKFLQNNFNFIDIENIKGVGYVE; this is encoded by the coding sequence ATGCGACTCCATCTTTTAAAAGAATTAAAATACACACCGTTAATTTTAATAGTTTCATCTGCTTTTTTAGGTTGTAAAAAAAATTCTAGCTTTTCTGAAGATACTAAATCTAAACTAGCACAAGAATTTAGTGCTTCAAATCCTTGCATATATTTTAATACGAATATTGATAATTCTAGCGAACTTATTGAACCTCTGACTTCAAAAGAAAATTATGAAAAATACAAAAGAAGATTAGCAAGTCTCAAATTACTTGAAAAAGATGACATACATGAAAAGCATAATATTATTTCTGACATTATGACATTTTTAAATCAAATTGATAATGGCAGTGAAAATATAGCAAAATTAAAGAAAGATTTTACTAGTGAATTAAAAAATATAAGGGAAGAATTGAAATATAAAGCTGAATATTATTCAATGAATTTTAAAAATGCTATCAGCAAAATAAATAATAATAAACAACTTAACCCTGTCTTGTTTTCAATAAATTCAGATAATAAGTCTATAGAATTTATTGATGAATTTAGTAAATCTAAGAAATTAATTATGATTAATTCTGAGGAAGATTTCCATAATATAAAAAGATTTAAAGATCATTTAGACTATCATAACAAAAATATTGCGTTTGAGTCTCAACAAAATAATAAAGAGTATTTTTCTAATTCTAGTTTTGGCTTGTCGCATGCTTATATGATAGCTTTTATGATTGAGTATTTTTCAGAAAAAAATTTGAGCTATAGTATTAATAAAAATGATACTCCATTTCAAAAAATACTAAAAGCTCATATTTATGTTAATATTACCCAGCTAGTGAATGATGTTGTTACAGACACTGCAAAAGAACTTTTATTAATATCAGAAATTAAAAATAATTTTCAGTTTAACTTAAAAAATGTAATTAAAATAGAAAAAAATATTGCTAAAATTGGAAGTAAATTATCAATAGGTTTAAATACAGCAAATTTTATATTTGACCTAATTGAGATAGCAAACGCAAAAACAATTGAAGAAAAAGTAGATTCAGAAAAACGCCTCGCTGTCGATTTAGCTGCCGCTAGTTTAGGATTACTTGGTGAGGGTGTTGCTTACATAGCTGGAGAAACAGCAAGTGCTTTTGCATCTTATTTAGCTGTTCCTATATTTGGTTTAAGCTATGGAATTGATGCTTATGCAAATGTTGTTGATGACAAAACAAAACAAGCTTTAAAAATGGCGGATTATTTTTATGACTATGAGAATAACCATTACTTGCTAGCAGATGGCAAAGTCTTTGTACCAAATACTAATAATAGTGTACTTTCTCTTGCACATAAAAATTTTAAAGTGACAGAAAGACCAGAACACTTAAATATTGTAATTCAAAGCATTGATCTAAGCCAAAATAATTTAATAAAAATTAAATTTGATAGTCACTTCCTGTATCCGACAGCAAATGTAAAAAGCTATGCGGAAACACAAAAATATTTAGATACTAAACCTTATTTTGATGGAACAACTTTATATATTTCTGCTTTTAATGAAAATCCAGTAGTCTTATTAGATAAAGAAAATGCTATTGCAGTTAAAAATTCTTTTATTCCGAGAAATACTTCAGAAGAAAATTTTATCTCCCAAAAACTAAATTCAGCAGACATAAAAATTCAAGAAAATACTAAAATTATCTTACCTATTCAGCCTAAATCTTACATAAAATATAAGTATCAAATGACTCCTTTTATCACTTATAGAACTGACAAAGAAATAATGAGTGCTTATAAGTTGCAACAAAATGGAGGATTTTTATTTGAATTTTATAATGGAATACGAGGTCTAGGCGACTACGCTATTGCCGAATTAGAACATGAATATCAAAAAACCGATGTATATATTACTTTAGGAGATCGCAGTAAGAAATTTATAACCCCTGAATTGCCCCATGAATTTAAGAATTATTTGAATTATCATTTTAAAGTTGAGCAAGAAGGAAATCATTTTTTACACATTACCTCTGGTGCTAAGTACAACATTGAATCAAATGGTATAGAAAACTGGTTTTTTGGTGTTGATGAAACTGAGATAAAGTTAAATAGAATAAATAATAATATTATTAGAATTAACGATATAGAAATAGTATTTCCGAAAGAGTTACCCAATAAATTATATATTCAAGATAAATTAGGTAAAATATATCTGATTGATAGTTATTTAAATCACTTCCTTCCCTTCCATCCTAAACCTGAAATTGATGTGGTAAAAGAAATAGACGCTATCCACCATAATACATTACAAAATTTAAATGAATTTATTGAACTAACTTACAAAAATAATATTGAAACAAATTTTAAGTATTTAAAAATAAAGAATCATCCTCAAGCTAGAATGATTAAAAATCTAAAAGCACCGGTTTTCTACAATTTAAGCAATAAAGAGGTTATTCATATAGACAATGCAGATAAATATAAAGATCTTAATAATGTCCATATTTATCATGAGCTAAATGGAAATATTATATTTTATAATGAAAAAGAAAAAATACTTTCATATAAAGATAAGAATAATAAAAACTATATTTTAAAAAATGTAAAAGAAATATATAAAAATGGTGATAATGTTGTAGCTGAAACTTCAAATTATAAGCATTCCTTTTTTGAAATTCGAGAAGATGGTATATTTTTAGTTGAAATACATCAAAAATATTCAGATATTAATTATATTTCAGAACATGCTAAAGAGTTTGCAATAAGCGATGTTGTTACATTGACTTATAGAGATTTTCCTTATTTTATATCTATGTTTGCCGGTTATAGATATTTTAAAGGTTCTGGAATTATTACTGGGTGGTATTTTAATGATATCCAAAACACATATTTACTCCCTTTAAAAACCGAAAGAACAGTTTCTCGCCTTGTTGGGTATAGAAAAGAAAATAAAAACTCTGCATCTTTCTTTGTATTTGATAAAAATAAAACTACTTCTGATTTGGCAACTATAAAATATGAAAATGGTAAATTCTATCAATTTAACAGAATTACTTTGCCCGATAATGATATTATAGATGATGTAAAAATGTATTTAAACGAACCGTTTATCCTTTCTAAAAAAGGTATTATTTATAAAATTAGCGATAATTTTAATGCTTATATTATAGCATATAATCAAAATTGGCTAAAAAAATATGCGGGTAAAAATTTAAGAGAAGTATTAAATAATGAAAAAAATAAAAAAGATACTTTATATTTACTAACAAATAATCAAAAAGCAAAACTAGATTTACTTGAAAATAAGATATTTATTTATACTAAAAATAAATTACCTATTTATAATAATAATATAAGAAATCAAAATACATATTTCTATGATGTTATTTATGACAAGCCCTTTTATATAAGCAATAATTATCTTGAATTTAATAATTTTAGTATTGAAAAAGATACAAATGAAAATTTAGTAACATTAAAGTACTTGCAAAATGAAACGTTTTTGCAAAGTGAAAATGAAAGCAGCTTTAATTTAAGTAATGATGGTAATTTTAATAAAACCGAATTTTTTCTTTTGAAGTTTTTACAAAACAATTTCAACTTTATTGATATAGAAAATATAAAAGGAGTGGGTTATGTTGAGTAA